A section of the Paenibacillus aurantius genome encodes:
- a CDS encoding glycosyltransferase: MEEIKISLIMPNYNGEKYLKRSIESFLEQDYEYKELIIIDGKSQDSSHEIIQGYAEKFDSIVWLRCPDSGISDAINNGLMQSTGDIIGYLGSDDILIKDILTVVYSTYKNLVELDALYFNSYTFNKRNNEIELRRCPRVKFTKENLIIYGTIVGLQNIFFRKSIYKDIGFNVLNKYSMDYEFYLEISEKGYLYLHLDEAATINIFDGNISGTLQDRQYLESLFVAKKFADRPSLQVLINLKIIKFRIKNVLKGVLRKNQ, translated from the coding sequence ATGGAAGAGATAAAAATTTCTCTTATAATGCCTAATTATAATGGGGAGAAGTATTTAAAAAGAAGCATCGAAAGTTTTTTAGAACAAGATTATGAGTACAAGGAACTTATTATTATAGATGGAAAGTCCCAAGACTCTTCTCACGAAATCATCCAAGGTTACGCAGAAAAATTTGACTCTATTGTTTGGCTCAGATGTCCGGATTCTGGTATTTCTGATGCTATAAATAATGGATTAATGCAATCAACTGGAGACATTATTGGCTATTTGGGAAGCGATGATATACTTATAAAAGATATTTTAACTGTAGTCTATAGTACCTATAAGAATTTAGTTGAACTAGATGCTCTTTATTTTAATTCCTATACTTTCAATAAAAGAAACAATGAAATCGAATTGAGAAGATGTCCACGTGTAAAATTTACTAAAGAGAACTTAATAATATATGGAACGATTGTTGGACTTCAAAATATATTCTTTCGAAAATCAATTTATAAAGACATTGGTTTTAATGTTTTAAATAAATACTCAATGGATTATGAGTTTTATTTAGAAATAAGCGAAAAAGGATACTTGTATTTGCATTTAGACGAGGCAGCAACAATTAATATATTTGATGGGAACATCAGCGGGACACTACAAGATCGTCAGTATCTTGAATCATTATTTGTGGCAAAAAAATTTGCAGATAGGCCATCCCTTCAGGTGTTAATTAATTTAAAAATAATAAAATTTAGAATTAAAAATGTTCTCAAGGGCGTACTGAGAAAGAACCAATAA
- a CDS encoding lipopolysaccharide biosynthesis protein: MKRDFIVVLVGRIIQTISAIIVLRVMSSVLTSIELAKAVLVTTITNLFALVSINPVQMFYYRKLNDWLDNKTLGNKFLLLLIYVIVINCFLSAVLLCLYGFFGSLTGIDIFWLLTLVSGSIIFITINQTVIPTLNMLEKRREAVLFTIITTWSSLLLSTLLTYHGGKGEHWILGQIIGAILGSFFAFLSFFKFVDLSKLKQIKKYYNQKTRVIKMIAVFSIPISITVGLNWLQLQSYRFYTSKLVGLEYLGKFSAGYTLSAGIMSAFEAVAMQFFSPIFYKGLGNSNDEKKAKVWNDYAAYYFPLAILTASFVVTMAPYLTRLLLHKTFWDVSIYVIWGAIIELFRILGNAYSMVSHATMKTNKLIHPQLIGAIVALLLVPVMLIYNKEYLGLSLVISSFIYLIVIHKSMTKQLAIQISFKMVIKVLGFVFPMIVISYLGSTISYKFIFNFLLLMGSGLFYLLGCYFIYLKSRRI; the protein is encoded by the coding sequence GTGAAGCGTGATTTCATTGTAGTACTCGTTGGCAGAATTATTCAAACTATCAGTGCCATAATAGTTTTACGAGTAATGAGTTCAGTTTTAACATCAATAGAACTTGCAAAAGCTGTATTGGTAACCACAATAACTAATTTATTTGCATTAGTTTCTATTAATCCAGTACAAATGTTTTACTATAGGAAATTGAATGATTGGTTGGATAATAAAACACTTGGCAACAAGTTTTTATTATTATTGATCTATGTAATTGTAATTAATTGCTTTCTATCTGCCGTTTTATTATGTTTATACGGGTTTTTTGGTTCACTTACAGGAATAGACATTTTCTGGTTGTTAACTTTGGTGAGTGGCAGTATCATATTTATCACTATTAACCAAACAGTTATTCCAACATTAAATATGTTGGAGAAAAGGCGAGAGGCTGTTTTATTTACTATTATTACAACTTGGAGTAGCTTGCTCCTTTCCACTTTACTGACTTATCACGGCGGAAAGGGCGAGCACTGGATATTAGGCCAAATTATTGGAGCAATTCTCGGCTCTTTTTTCGCTTTTCTTTCCTTTTTTAAATTTGTTGATCTCTCTAAACTAAAACAAATAAAAAAATATTATAATCAAAAGACAAGGGTAATAAAAATGATTGCAGTCTTTTCTATTCCCATTTCAATTACGGTGGGATTAAATTGGCTGCAGCTTCAATCCTATAGATTTTATACCAGCAAATTAGTAGGGTTAGAGTATCTCGGAAAATTCTCAGCGGGCTATACCTTAAGTGCCGGTATTATGTCAGCTTTTGAAGCAGTAGCGATGCAATTTTTCTCTCCAATTTTCTATAAAGGTTTAGGTAACTCGAATGATGAAAAAAAGGCAAAAGTATGGAATGATTATGCCGCATATTACTTCCCCCTTGCAATTTTAACAGCAAGTTTCGTTGTCACAATGGCTCCCTATTTAACTCGATTATTACTTCACAAAACTTTTTGGGACGTTTCAATATATGTCATCTGGGGGGCGATTATTGAGTTATTTAGAATTTTAGGAAATGCTTATTCAATGGTCTCTCATGCAACTATGAAAACTAACAAATTAATTCACCCTCAGTTAATCGGTGCTATTGTAGCATTATTGTTGGTTCCAGTGATGCTCATCTATAATAAAGAATATTTAGGATTATCCCTAGTAATCTCTTCTTTTATTTATTTAATAGTTATTCACAAAAGTATGACAAAACAGTTGGCTATTCAAATATCTTTTAAAATGGTCATCAAAGTTCTAGGTTTTGTATTTCCTATGATTGTTATTTCATATCTTGGAAGTACTATTTCTTATAAATTTATTTTTAACTTTCTTTTACTGATGGGGTCAGGGCTCTTTTATTTGTTAGGATGCTACTTTATTTATCTCAAGAGTAGACGTATCTAG
- a CDS encoding GDP-L-fucose synthase family protein yields the protein MKILLTGASGMVGRNLMEKNESFNFLTPSSNELDLLSYDKTFQYLKFHKPDFIVHAAGRVGGIQANISDPVRFLIENLDMGRNIVMAARNLKILNLLNLGSSCMYPRNGVNPLKEDSILKGELEPTNEGYALAKITISKLCQYITNDNNDFQYKTLIPCNLYGRWDKFDPRHSHMIPAVIQKVHKAKISGEKEVLIWGDGTARREFMYAGDLANCILKSISNFNSLPNIMNVGLGYDYSIKEYYETIANIIGFQGVFVYDLEKPTGMKQKLVDTNLQTKWGWKPETSLKDGISKTYNFYMEEKIG from the coding sequence GTGAAAATATTATTAACAGGTGCTTCCGGTATGGTTGGTCGTAACCTAATGGAAAAAAATGAATCGTTTAATTTTCTTACACCTTCAAGTAATGAATTAGATCTTTTGTCATATGATAAGACATTTCAGTACTTAAAATTTCACAAGCCAGATTTCATTGTCCATGCCGCGGGCCGTGTGGGAGGCATCCAGGCTAATATTAGTGACCCGGTAAGGTTCCTTATTGAAAATTTGGACATGGGAAGAAATATTGTGATGGCAGCTCGCAATCTTAAGATTCTCAATTTGCTTAATTTGGGAAGTTCCTGTATGTATCCTAGAAACGGGGTAAACCCCCTTAAAGAAGATAGTATATTAAAAGGTGAGCTAGAACCGACTAATGAAGGGTATGCACTGGCAAAGATTACAATTTCAAAACTTTGCCAATACATAACTAACGATAATAATGATTTTCAGTATAAGACTTTGATTCCTTGTAATTTATATGGGAGATGGGATAAATTCGATCCGAGACATTCGCATATGATACCGGCCGTAATACAAAAAGTTCATAAAGCTAAGATATCTGGTGAGAAGGAAGTCTTAATTTGGGGAGATGGTACTGCAAGGAGAGAGTTTATGTATGCTGGTGACCTTGCAAATTGTATATTAAAATCAATAAGCAATTTTAATAGCTTGCCCAATATTATGAATGTAGGATTAGGGTATGACTATTCAATTAAAGAATATTACGAGACTATAGCAAATATTATAGGTTTTCAGGGTGTATTTGTTTATGATCTTGAAAAACCTACAGGGATGAAGCAAAAGCTAGTTGATACTAATTTACAAACTAAATGGGGATGGAAACCAGAAACTTCCTTAAAAGATGGTATTTCAAAGACATATAATTTTTATATGGAGGAAAAAATAGGATGA
- a CDS encoding CgeB family protein — protein MTYWKKKILTVMLQYDYGDKNRGYSGEKMWFHDNLKKMSTKVEAFWYDDYLNDKFALEKDLMVKIDSLNPDLIFFVLYQDQFDPNFLKRLKEKYCTYCWFGDDQWRFDNFTKIYAPCFSFVSTTDPWSIIKYNKIGISPILTDWAAQQYSEEIGPLDLQESYNYEVTFVGGYNHYRGWLINTLTKKHGINVECFGTGWPNGRVSYEQMENIFRKSKINLNISNSASHDIRFIFGDIRNLKEWLTSTKRSEQVKARNFEIPLAGGFQLTNYSLGLERHFIIGDEVAVYNNPEECANQIFFYLENDGLRRGIVQKSHTKAKENHNYIERLNSIMENIFNSASKMEKYGEA, from the coding sequence ATGACTTACTGGAAAAAAAAAATACTAACTGTTATGTTGCAATATGATTATGGAGATAAAAATAGAGGTTACTCCGGTGAAAAAATGTGGTTCCATGATAATTTAAAAAAAATGTCTACTAAAGTCGAAGCTTTTTGGTACGATGATTATTTAAATGATAAATTTGCTCTAGAAAAAGATTTAATGGTCAAAATAGATAGTTTAAATCCAGATTTAATATTTTTTGTGCTCTACCAAGATCAGTTTGATCCAAACTTTCTGAAAAGACTTAAGGAGAAATATTGTACCTACTGCTGGTTTGGAGACGATCAGTGGAGATTTGATAATTTCACAAAGATTTATGCTCCTTGCTTTAGTTTTGTCTCTACAACTGATCCTTGGAGTATAATAAAATACAATAAAATCGGTATTTCACCTATACTTACAGATTGGGCTGCACAACAATATAGCGAAGAAATAGGGCCTTTGGATCTGCAGGAGTCGTATAACTACGAAGTTACCTTTGTTGGCGGCTATAACCACTATAGAGGTTGGTTAATAAATACATTAACAAAGAAACATGGTATAAATGTGGAATGCTTTGGAACTGGTTGGCCAAATGGAAGAGTGTCCTACGAACAGATGGAAAATATCTTTCGTAAAAGCAAAATTAACTTGAATATTTCTAATAGCGCAAGCCACGACATCAGATTTATTTTTGGTGATATTAGGAATTTGAAAGAGTGGCTTACATCTACCAAGCGGTCAGAACAAGTTAAGGCTCGCAACTTTGAAATTCCATTAGCGGGGGGATTTCAATTAACTAATTATTCCCTCGGCCTTGAAAGACACTTCATAATTGGAGATGAGGTGGCAGTTTATAATAATCCCGAAGAATGTGCTAACCAGATCTTTTTTTATTTAGAAAACGATGGTTTGCGTAGAGGGATAGTCCAAAAAAGTCATACTAAGGCTAAAGAAAATCACAATTACATTGAAAGATTAAATAGCATTATGGAAAATATTTTTAATAGTGCGAGTAAAATGGAGAAATATGGTGAAGCGTGA
- a CDS encoding DegT/DnrJ/EryC1/StrS family aminotransferase, giving the protein MTKYSLASSTWDDFEIEAINKVVGSGMFTMGKYVQQFEENFANYVGSRYCVMVNSGSSANLLATAALFYRRENKLKPGDEVIVPAVSWPTTYYPLYQYGLKLKFVDIDHLTLNYNLKSLKDAVTEQTRMIMVVNLLGNPNNFDEIQKIIGEKNIILIEDNCESLGATFGSKQAGTFGEMGTFSSFFSHHISTMEGGMVVTEDEELYHILLSLRAHGWTRNLPKQNYVCGTKSDNPFEESFRFVLPGYNVRPIEMSGAIGLEQLKKLPEFIEQRRENARLFKDLFQENPCFYIQQEVGNSSWFGFSLILKEDVPFTRSDVIRTLQENEIDCRPIVAGNFAKNEVVKYFDYEIHSELKNAEYIDKNGFFVGNHQFNIHNEIRFLHNLLRNLQS; this is encoded by the coding sequence ATGACGAAATATTCCTTGGCTTCAAGTACTTGGGATGATTTTGAAATTGAGGCAATTAATAAAGTGGTTGGTTCAGGTATGTTTACTATGGGAAAATATGTGCAACAATTTGAAGAAAATTTTGCGAATTACGTAGGAAGTCGCTATTGTGTGATGGTTAACTCAGGTTCATCCGCCAATTTATTAGCCACAGCCGCTCTTTTTTACAGGAGGGAAAACAAACTTAAGCCGGGAGATGAAGTGATAGTACCAGCTGTGTCTTGGCCAACGACTTACTATCCACTGTATCAATATGGATTAAAACTAAAGTTTGTTGATATTGATCATTTAACCCTGAACTATAATTTAAAATCCCTTAAGGATGCAGTAACAGAGCAAACTCGGATGATCATGGTTGTTAATTTATTGGGTAATCCAAATAACTTTGATGAAATACAAAAAATAATTGGTGAAAAAAACATTATCTTAATTGAAGATAATTGCGAGTCGCTTGGAGCAACTTTTGGAAGTAAACAAGCAGGTACTTTTGGTGAAATGGGTACTTTTAGTTCTTTTTTTAGTCATCATATTTCAACAATGGAGGGGGGCATGGTTGTCACTGAGGATGAAGAGCTATATCACATCCTACTTTCATTAAGAGCCCATGGTTGGACAAGAAATCTTCCAAAACAGAATTATGTTTGTGGTACTAAAAGCGACAATCCTTTTGAAGAGTCTTTCCGCTTTGTCTTGCCCGGTTACAACGTAAGGCCAATTGAAATGAGTGGTGCGATAGGCCTGGAGCAGTTGAAAAAGCTCCCGGAGTTTATTGAACAAAGACGGGAAAATGCAAGATTGTTCAAGGATCTATTCCAAGAAAATCCTTGTTTCTATATTCAGCAGGAAGTTGGGAACAGCAGCTGGTTCGGGTTCTCCTTGATCTTAAAGGAAGATGTGCCATTCACACGTTCTGATGTTATTAGGACTCTTCAAGAAAATGAAATTGATTGTCGACCAATTGTGGCAGGTAATTTTGCAAAAAATGAAGTTGTTAAGTACTTTGATTATGAAATACACTCTGAGCTGAAGAACGCCGAATATATTGATAAAAATGGTTTTTTTGTAGGAAATCATCAGTTTAATATTCATAATGAAATTCGTTTTTTACATAATCTGCTTAGGAATCTTCAGTCATGA
- the gmd gene encoding GDP-mannose 4,6-dehydratase, with the protein MKKKVALITGITGQDGAYLAEFLLKKGYSVHGIKRRTSLFNTDRIDHLYQDPHEKNINFHLQYGDLTDSTNLIRIIQEVQPDEIYNLAAMSHVHVSFDTPEYTANADGLGTLRILEAIRILGLTTKTKIYQASTSELYGLVQAVPQNENTPFYPRSPYAVAKLYAYWITVNYREAYNMFACNGILFNHESPIRGETFVTRKITRAAARIALGTQEKLYLGNLDSKRDWGHAKDYVEAMWLILQQAQPEDYVIATGHTTTVREFVQLAFNELGIELYFKGINEAEKGYVKSCNNPEYQLPIDKEVVVVDSRYYRPTEVDLLLGDPSKANLKLGWIPKYDLQSLVKDMMQSDIKEAKKNEYLKQGGYHVLNYFE; encoded by the coding sequence ATGAAAAAGAAGGTAGCTTTAATTACTGGCATTACTGGCCAAGATGGCGCTTACTTAGCCGAGTTCTTGTTGAAAAAAGGCTATAGTGTTCATGGTATTAAACGAAGAACCTCACTCTTTAATACGGATCGTATTGATCATTTATATCAAGACCCCCACGAGAAAAATATCAACTTTCACTTGCAATATGGAGATCTAACAGACTCAACAAATTTAATAAGAATAATACAGGAAGTGCAGCCGGATGAAATTTACAATTTGGCCGCAATGAGTCATGTACATGTAAGTTTTGATACACCAGAATACACAGCAAATGCTGATGGACTAGGAACATTGAGGATATTAGAAGCAATAAGAATATTAGGATTAACAACCAAAACGAAAATTTATCAAGCTTCCACTTCAGAACTCTACGGGTTAGTGCAAGCCGTTCCCCAGAATGAGAACACTCCGTTTTATCCAAGGAGTCCATATGCAGTTGCCAAGTTATATGCATATTGGATTACAGTAAATTATAGGGAAGCTTATAACATGTTTGCTTGCAATGGAATCTTGTTTAATCATGAAAGCCCCATAAGGGGTGAAACTTTTGTGACAAGAAAAATTACCAGGGCAGCTGCAAGAATTGCGTTAGGAACCCAAGAAAAACTATATCTGGGGAACTTAGATTCGAAAAGAGACTGGGGACATGCAAAAGATTATGTTGAAGCTATGTGGCTTATTCTTCAGCAAGCTCAACCCGAGGATTATGTTATTGCTACGGGTCATACTACTACGGTTAGAGAATTCGTCCAGCTAGCCTTTAACGAATTAGGGATAGAATTGTATTTCAAAGGAATAAACGAAGCTGAAAAAGGTTATGTGAAATCGTGCAACAATCCAGAATATCAGCTCCCAATTGACAAGGAAGTTGTTGTTGTAGACTCCCGCTACTACAGGCCAACAGAAGTCGATTTGCTACTAGGGGATCCCTCTAAAGCAAATTTAAAACTCGGCTGGATTCCAAAATACGATCTACAATCTCTTGTCAAAGATATGATGCAAAGTGATATTAAAGAGGCTAAAAAGAATGAATACTTAAAACAAGGTGGCTATCATGTTTTAAACTATTTTGAATAG
- a CDS encoding glycosyltransferase family A protein, with amino-acid sequence MQKNTKNGLSVVICTRNRQKDLQKCIDSLAEQKIDDISVPIEIIIIDDGNLTEETIDQFESQLSPRFSFRYHQKSDPGLIFSRVESIKLASYEIMLFIDDDIELFPNYLSTLYKTYLKNPDVVGVGGVDQFINSRRKWKFFGMIIGYHSGNCGKLSKSGYGGSMQEWIKIKEAFQTEYLSGCNMSFLKGTLAGLKPTEWLTSYSLGEDLYLSLYANKRGPLLINPDLKVLHHQSQASRDKVETVAYTEVVNHYHLLNYTDNNFSRKIYQLYTASGLFLKSLIQRKHRNKAKGYFKGILYVARNLYKT; translated from the coding sequence ATGCAAAAAAATACAAAGAACGGGTTATCAGTAGTAATATGTACTAGAAATCGTCAGAAAGATTTACAAAAATGCATAGATTCATTAGCAGAGCAAAAGATTGATGACATTTCTGTACCTATTGAAATTATAATCATTGATGATGGTAATCTAACTGAGGAAACAATAGATCAATTTGAAAGTCAACTCAGCCCCCGCTTTTCTTTCCGATATCATCAAAAGTCAGATCCAGGACTAATTTTTTCTCGGGTGGAATCGATCAAATTAGCTTCTTACGAAATCATGTTATTTATTGATGATGATATTGAGTTGTTTCCAAATTATTTATCTACCCTCTATAAAACATACCTCAAAAACCCAGATGTTGTAGGAGTAGGGGGAGTGGATCAATTTATTAACAGTAGAAGAAAATGGAAGTTTTTTGGGATGATTATTGGATATCATTCCGGAAATTGCGGTAAATTGTCAAAGAGTGGTTATGGTGGCTCGATGCAAGAATGGATCAAAATAAAAGAAGCCTTCCAAACAGAATATCTAAGTGGTTGCAATATGTCCTTTTTAAAAGGAACGCTGGCAGGTCTAAAACCTACTGAATGGTTGACAAGTTATAGTCTTGGTGAAGACTTATATCTTTCATTATATGCAAATAAACGAGGACCATTGCTGATAAATCCAGATCTAAAAGTATTACATCATCAGTCACAAGCATCAAGAGATAAAGTCGAAACGGTTGCATATACGGAAGTCGTAAACCATTATCATCTTCTAAATTATACAGATAATAATTTCAGCAGAAAAATATACCAACTATATACAGCGAGTGGGCTTTTCTTGAAGTCACTCATCCAAAGGAAACATCGTAACAAGGCGAAGGGATATTTTAAAGGAATTCTATATGTGGCAAGAAATTTGTATAAAACTTAG
- a CDS encoding Wzz/FepE/Etk N-terminal domain-containing protein, whose protein sequence is MKEEIRLRDLIFLIVTNLKAVLLVTFLIMLIAALYLIFLIKPTYRTESLVIVNQMNEDQNTKSRDLSPLAEQVRSDSGLSKIINYLKLDSNKYSINTIRQALSITTEKDAGLISITAKGENPEFAKNLANTVAIEIGKNIEISDRMDLIVSYNKQTLELQDKIKMEESQIQEANQLLQTTPEKLVTKKSLLDDPMLYSIVNNMKNQKTDQSFEMTSEEVNTVFLEIKTKAAEASLELSKLQAQLKSLTDKMVENQKFINEIDKNSSTEENIQKINTNYKAVIFNPAIAPREPISVNKKLIVILSGFFTFIFSITFVFLKEFWKKELIS, encoded by the coding sequence ATGAAGGAAGAAATTCGATTAAGAGATCTTATTTTTCTGATAGTAACCAATTTAAAAGCTGTCTTGTTAGTTACTTTCTTAATAATGCTAATTGCTGCCCTATATTTAATATTCCTCATAAAGCCTACATATAGAACGGAATCTTTAGTCATAGTTAATCAAATGAATGAAGATCAAAATACAAAAAGTAGAGACCTGAGTCCCTTGGCCGAACAAGTTAGAAGTGATTCGGGGTTATCCAAAATTATCAACTATTTGAAGCTTGACTCGAATAAATATTCCATAAATACCATTCGTCAAGCATTAAGTATAACCACTGAGAAAGACGCTGGACTAATTTCAATTACTGCTAAAGGGGAAAATCCTGAATTTGCAAAAAATTTAGCAAACACCGTTGCTATTGAGATCGGGAAAAATATTGAAATTTCTGACAGAATGGACTTGATTGTATCTTATAACAAACAAACCCTAGAGTTGCAAGACAAAATAAAGATGGAAGAAAGCCAGATTCAAGAAGCTAATCAATTGTTGCAAACAACCCCAGAAAAATTAGTAACAAAAAAATCTTTGCTTGATGACCCCATGCTATACTCCATAGTAAATAATATGAAAAATCAAAAAACTGACCAAAGTTTTGAAATGACTAGTGAAGAGGTGAATACCGTATTTTTAGAGATTAAAACTAAGGCAGCGGAAGCTTCACTTGAGTTGTCCAAGCTTCAAGCACAATTAAAATCACTTACTGATAAAATGGTTGAAAATCAAAAATTTATTAATGAGATTGATAAAAATAGTTCTACTGAGGAGAACATACAAAAAATCAACACAAATTATAAGGCAGTAATTTTCAATCCAGCAATTGCCCCTAGAGAACCAATTAGCGTTAACAAAAAATTGATCGTTATTCTGTCGGGATTTTTCACTTTTATCTTCTCGATAACTTTTGTTTTCCTTAAAGAATTTTGGAAAAAAGAATTAATTTCGTAG
- a CDS encoding glycosyltransferase family 2 protein, with product MPKLSLVIPTLGRRAELKMLLESIELSVYQDFEVIIVDQNKDNLIDELCYDFSPSFPLYHHKVDFIGAAKARNFGAFYARGEILNFPDDDCEISPSLLGDAIELFNSDSELGVLYGKTLDKVTKRDSVLNFADKTQEVTNVNMYHTTIECTMFIRKNIFEQVGCYDEKLGVGTFYGAEENADLVLRLLYLNNKILYNPKLIFYHPQTVGGYTEKENNRAYTYGKGFGRLTNKHVIMYKNRTFFLRFLYALIRSTTAIVINIMLFKFKKAKFYYFSSKGRIHGVYFSLKEFM from the coding sequence ATGCCTAAATTGAGTTTAGTCATTCCTACATTGGGAAGAAGAGCAGAGCTTAAAATGTTATTAGAGTCAATAGAATTAAGCGTATATCAAGACTTTGAAGTCATTATTGTTGATCAAAATAAGGATAATTTGATTGATGAATTATGCTATGATTTTTCCCCTAGTTTTCCCTTATATCATCATAAAGTCGACTTTATTGGTGCGGCCAAGGCAAGGAATTTTGGAGCCTTCTACGCTAGAGGTGAAATTCTTAACTTTCCTGATGATGACTGTGAAATTTCCCCTTCTTTATTGGGAGATGCTATCGAATTATTCAATAGTGATAGTGAATTAGGTGTGCTTTATGGTAAAACACTAGACAAAGTAACAAAACGGGATTCAGTTTTAAATTTCGCTGACAAAACTCAGGAAGTAACAAATGTAAATATGTATCATACCACTATTGAATGCACTATGTTTATTAGAAAGAATATATTTGAACAAGTTGGTTGTTATGATGAGAAATTAGGAGTAGGAACCTTTTACGGAGCAGAAGAAAATGCCGATCTTGTACTTAGATTATTGTACTTAAACAATAAAATATTGTATAATCCCAAGCTAATTTTCTACCATCCGCAAACAGTAGGAGGCTACACGGAGAAAGAAAACAATCGAGCTTATACCTACGGAAAAGGGTTTGGGAGATTAACAAATAAACATGTTATTATGTATAAAAATCGAACTTTTTTTCTTAGATTTTTATATGCGCTTATTAGATCGACTACTGCAATAGTAATAAATATCATGTTATTCAAGTTTAAGAAGGCAAAGTTTTATTATTTTTCTTCAAAAGGAAGAATTCACGGGGTATATTTTTCGTTAAAAGAGTTTATGTGA